A single region of the Arthrobacter sp. zg-Y20 genome encodes:
- the xerD gene encoding site-specific tyrosine recombinase XerD, producing the protein MRSTPAGRAIGSYLQHMAVERGLAVNTLDAYRRDLLRYARFLSARGVEDISRITRHDVTAFAQSISEGSDGASALSLRSAARTVVAVRGLHRFWALEGMTTADPASDVHPPMAGKRLPKAISVSEVTRILEAVSLDTPSGLRDRALLEFLYSTGARISEAVGLDVDDLSLERIPAKGPDVVRLFGKGSKERLVPLGSYAARALDDYLVRGRPAASAKGKGTPALFLNARGGRLSRQSAWTILKNAAEKANIGRDVSPHTLRHSFATHLLEGGADVRVVQELLGHASVTTTQVYTLVTAETLREVYAAAHPRAL; encoded by the coding sequence CTGCGGTCCACCCCTGCCGGCCGTGCCATCGGCAGCTACCTGCAGCACATGGCCGTGGAACGCGGCCTGGCCGTGAACACCTTGGATGCCTACCGCCGCGACCTGCTCCGCTACGCACGTTTCCTGAGCGCCAGGGGAGTGGAGGACATTTCCCGCATCACCCGGCACGACGTTACGGCCTTCGCCCAGTCCATCTCGGAAGGCTCCGACGGCGCCTCCGCGCTGAGCCTGCGTTCGGCAGCCCGGACCGTGGTAGCGGTGCGCGGCCTGCACCGCTTCTGGGCGCTGGAGGGCATGACCACCGCCGACCCGGCGTCGGACGTCCACCCGCCCATGGCCGGCAAGCGCCTGCCCAAGGCCATCAGCGTCAGCGAAGTGACCCGCATCCTCGAGGCCGTCTCGCTGGATACCCCTTCAGGCCTGCGCGACCGTGCCCTGCTGGAATTCCTGTATTCCACCGGCGCGCGCATCAGCGAGGCCGTGGGGCTGGACGTGGATGACCTGTCCCTGGAACGCATTCCGGCCAAGGGCCCGGACGTGGTGCGGCTGTTCGGCAAGGGCTCCAAGGAGCGCCTGGTTCCGCTGGGCTCCTATGCCGCACGCGCGCTGGACGACTACCTGGTCCGCGGCCGCCCGGCCGCATCGGCCAAGGGCAAGGGAACCCCTGCGCTGTTCCTGAACGCGCGCGGCGGCCGGCTGTCCCGGCAGAGCGCCTGGACCATCCTCAAAAACGCCGCCGAAAAAGCCAATATCGGGCGCGACGTTTCCCCGCACACACTGCGCCACTCCTTTGCCACCCACCTGCTTGAAGGTGGAGCGGACGTGCGTGTGGTCCAGGAGCTGCTCGGCCACGCCTCGGTGACCACCACGCAGGTCTACACCCTCGTCACCGCCGAAACCCTGCGCGAGGTTTACGCGGCGGCACACCCCCGGGCGCTCTGA
- a CDS encoding NAD kinase, with amino-acid sequence MSRRILVLAHTGRRDAMTAAQETCTQLHSSGLVPVMRRCDLEDIQAEYGVLTAPTEILDEDVALEDVDLGMVLGGDGTILRAAELVRGTTVPLLGVNLGHVGFLAESERADLAQTVHWVVERAYTVEERMTIDVKVWHSNKLIAHTWALNEAAVEKADRQRMLEVVMEVDGRPISSFGCDGVVMATPTGSTAYAFSAGGPVVWPEVEALLLAPISAHALFAKPLVVAPTSVLAVEILTRTDASGVLWCDGRRSVDLPPGSRVEVTRSATPVRLARTHKTPFSERLVRKFQLPTTGWRGPVSGPVPGTQLSPAARVAEARVGETGAVSDSAASDKAASDNGGVVE; translated from the coding sequence ATGAGCAGACGGATACTGGTCCTGGCCCACACGGGACGGCGGGACGCCATGACTGCTGCCCAGGAAACCTGCACCCAGCTTCATTCCTCCGGCCTCGTGCCGGTAATGCGCCGCTGCGACCTCGAAGACATCCAAGCTGAATACGGCGTGCTCACGGCGCCCACCGAAATCCTGGACGAGGACGTGGCACTGGAAGATGTGGACCTGGGCATGGTCCTGGGCGGGGACGGAACCATCCTGCGGGCCGCTGAACTGGTCCGCGGAACAACCGTGCCCTTGCTGGGCGTCAACCTGGGCCACGTGGGTTTCCTGGCCGAAAGCGAACGCGCGGACCTGGCCCAAACCGTGCACTGGGTGGTGGAACGCGCCTACACCGTCGAAGAGCGGATGACCATCGACGTTAAGGTCTGGCACAGCAACAAGCTGATTGCCCACACCTGGGCATTGAACGAGGCAGCGGTGGAGAAAGCCGACCGGCAGCGGATGCTGGAAGTGGTCATGGAGGTCGACGGCCGCCCCATCAGCTCCTTCGGATGCGACGGCGTGGTGATGGCAACCCCCACCGGTTCCACGGCCTACGCCTTTTCCGCCGGTGGCCCCGTCGTCTGGCCGGAGGTAGAAGCCCTGCTCCTGGCCCCCATCAGCGCCCACGCCCTGTTTGCCAAGCCCCTCGTAGTGGCGCCCACATCCGTCCTGGCGGTGGAAATCCTCACCCGCACGGACGCCTCCGGGGTGCTGTGGTGCGACGGGCGGCGCAGCGTGGACCTGCCTCCGGGCTCCCGGGTCGAGGTCACCCGGTCGGCCACCCCGGTACGGCTGGCCCGCACCCACAAAACGCCCTTCTCGGAACGGTTGGTCCGGAAATTCCAGCTACCCACCACCGGCTGGCGCGGGCCGGTGTCCGGCCCGGTCCCGGGCACCCAGTTGAGCCCCGCGGCCCGGGTCGCGGAGGCTCGGGTCGGGGAAACCGGGGCCGTGTCGGACAGTGCAGCTTCGGACAAAGCAGCTTCGGACAATGGAGGCGTGGTCGAATGA
- a CDS encoding TlyA family RNA methyltransferase — protein sequence MSRLDQELVTRGLARSRTQAAKLIAAGRVLRGGQPAAKASTPVDASESLEVLDDGLPDYVSRAGHKLAGALAAFPAVQPQGLRCLDAGASTGGFTDVLLRSGAAHVAAVDVGHGQLVEPLRQDPRVSVYEGMNVRYLDPDHIGGTVDLTVADLSFISLTMVVNALAGATRPGGSLLLMVKPQFEVGRERLDRTGVVTDPGQHRLAVTAVAAAALAAGLHIAGIAPSPLPGQNGNVEFFMWLQVPAQRKDRGKENGQDTQQAEEAAARLVGEAFAGFDRFAEHEPAVED from the coding sequence ATGTCCAGGCTCGACCAGGAACTGGTGACCCGCGGGCTGGCCCGCTCCCGCACCCAGGCTGCCAAGCTGATTGCCGCCGGCCGCGTCCTGCGCGGCGGCCAGCCTGCGGCCAAAGCGTCAACGCCGGTGGACGCTTCTGAGTCCCTTGAAGTGCTCGACGACGGCCTGCCGGATTACGTCAGCCGCGCCGGCCACAAACTGGCCGGCGCCCTGGCCGCCTTCCCCGCCGTACAGCCGCAGGGGCTGCGGTGCCTGGACGCCGGTGCTTCCACCGGCGGATTCACCGACGTCCTGCTGCGCTCAGGCGCCGCGCACGTAGCCGCGGTGGACGTGGGACACGGTCAGCTGGTGGAACCGCTGCGGCAGGATCCGCGCGTCAGCGTCTATGAGGGCATGAACGTGCGGTACCTGGACCCTGATCATATTGGCGGCACCGTTGACCTGACTGTTGCCGACCTGTCCTTTATCTCGCTGACCATGGTGGTGAACGCCCTTGCCGGAGCCACACGCCCCGGGGGCAGCCTGCTGCTGATGGTGAAGCCGCAGTTTGAGGTGGGCCGTGAGAGGCTGGACCGTACCGGCGTCGTTACTGATCCGGGGCAGCACCGCCTGGCCGTGACGGCAGTTGCCGCCGCAGCCTTGGCCGCAGGACTGCATATAGCCGGTATCGCTCCCAGCCCGCTGCCGGGACAGAACGGCAACGTGGAGTTCTTTATGTGGCTGCAGGTACCGGCACAGCGGAAGGACCGGGGCAAGGAGAACGGGCAGGATACGCAGCAGGCGGAGGAAGCAGCCGCCCGGCTGGTTGGGGAAGCGTTCGCCGGATTCGACCGGTTTGCGGAGCACGAACCGGCCGTAGAAGACTGA
- the recN gene encoding DNA repair protein RecN: MIEEIRIRDLGVITDATLDLGPGFTVVTGETGAGKTMVITALGLLLGARSDAGAVRIGAKSAVAEALVHVDPHSAAAVRAAEAGAELEEYDGAAELTLVRTVNADGRSRAHVGGRSAPVGVLAEVGEHLVVVHGQTDQLRLKSAAAQREALDKYAGAPLAAELGAYREDYARWRAAAKELAELRDQARDRLREAEYLTAALEEIEAVDPQPGEDESLKAEAMRLSNLEELRTAAVGAHAALIADDFADGGDATSLVDAAKRQLESAGEHDPALADAGTRLAEVGYILADIATELASYGASLDSEGPGRLAEVEARRAELAGLVRKYAPSIDGVLQWSGESAKRLAELSSDDTRIEALEAEITALGEALENRGAALTKLRTEAAAELAQRVSDELTALAMKDANLVIEVEPAGEPGPHGADTIAFLLAPHPGAPARPLGKGASGGELSRVMLAIEVVLAAVDPVPTFIFDEVDAGVGGKAAVEIGRRLAMLARHVQVIVVTHLPQVAAFADHHIRVIKTSTAADDGTGVTASDVRVLGHEERIKELARMLAGQEDSATARAHAEELLEAAGHLQ; the protein is encoded by the coding sequence ATGATTGAGGAAATCCGCATCAGGGACCTCGGCGTCATCACCGATGCCACTTTGGACCTCGGTCCGGGCTTTACCGTGGTGACCGGTGAAACCGGCGCGGGCAAGACCATGGTGATCACCGCCCTTGGGCTGCTCCTTGGCGCCCGGTCCGACGCCGGTGCCGTGCGCATCGGGGCCAAGTCCGCCGTCGCCGAGGCGCTGGTCCATGTCGACCCGCATAGCGCCGCCGCAGTGCGCGCCGCCGAAGCGGGAGCCGAACTCGAGGAGTACGACGGCGCCGCTGAACTGACGCTGGTACGCACCGTTAACGCCGACGGCCGCAGCCGGGCCCACGTGGGCGGCCGGTCTGCTCCGGTGGGTGTCCTGGCCGAGGTGGGCGAACACCTGGTGGTGGTGCACGGGCAGACGGACCAGCTGCGTCTCAAGAGCGCCGCCGCGCAGCGCGAGGCGCTGGATAAATATGCAGGAGCGCCGCTGGCTGCGGAGCTGGGCGCCTACCGTGAGGACTACGCCCGCTGGCGCGCCGCCGCCAAGGAACTGGCCGAACTGCGGGACCAGGCACGGGACCGTCTGCGCGAGGCCGAATACCTCACCGCAGCACTGGAAGAAATCGAAGCCGTGGACCCGCAGCCGGGGGAGGACGAGTCCCTGAAGGCCGAGGCGATGCGCCTGAGCAACCTCGAAGAGCTGCGGACCGCAGCGGTGGGAGCCCACGCGGCCCTGATTGCCGACGATTTCGCCGACGGCGGCGACGCGACCTCACTGGTGGACGCCGCCAAACGCCAACTGGAATCCGCCGGCGAACATGACCCGGCGCTGGCCGATGCCGGCACGCGGTTGGCCGAAGTGGGTTACATCCTCGCGGACATCGCCACCGAGTTGGCCAGTTACGGTGCCTCCCTTGACTCCGAGGGTCCGGGACGGCTGGCCGAAGTGGAGGCCCGCCGCGCTGAGCTGGCCGGGCTGGTCCGCAAGTACGCCCCGTCCATCGACGGCGTGCTTCAGTGGAGCGGTGAAAGCGCCAAACGGCTTGCCGAGCTCAGCTCCGATGACACGCGCATCGAAGCCCTGGAAGCGGAGATCACTGCCCTGGGTGAGGCGCTGGAGAACAGGGGAGCGGCCCTGACCAAGCTGCGGACCGAAGCAGCCGCGGAACTGGCACAGCGGGTCAGTGACGAGCTGACGGCCCTGGCCATGAAGGACGCCAACCTGGTCATCGAGGTGGAGCCGGCCGGCGAGCCCGGTCCGCACGGCGCTGACACCATTGCCTTCCTGCTGGCGCCGCACCCCGGTGCGCCTGCCCGCCCGCTGGGCAAGGGCGCGTCCGGCGGTGAACTGTCCCGCGTTATGCTGGCTATCGAAGTGGTGCTCGCCGCCGTGGACCCGGTGCCCACCTTCATTTTCGACGAAGTGGATGCCGGCGTCGGCGGCAAGGCCGCCGTCGAAATCGGCCGCCGGCTGGCCATGCTCGCCCGGCACGTGCAGGTGATCGTGGTGACCCACCTCCCGCAGGTGGCAGCCTTCGCCGACCATCACATCCGTGTGATCAAGACCTCCACTGCGGCCGACGACGGCACGGGCGTTACCGCCAGCGACGTCCGCGTGCTCGGCCACGAGGAACGGATCAAGGAACTCGCACGGATGCTGGCCGGCCAGGAGGATTCGGCAACGGCACGCGCCCACGCCGAGGAACTGCTGGAAGCAGCGGGACATCTCCAATAA
- a CDS encoding CTP synthase: protein MIGSNSVVQRSNSRFPKSSSTTKHIFVTGGVASSLGKGLTASSLGHLLRSRGIAVTMQKLDPYLNVDPGTMNPFQHGEVFVTDDGAETDLDIGHYERFLDESLDGSANVTTGQVYSTVIAKERRGEYLGDTVQVIPHITDEIKRRMRLPSEAKKTPDVIITEIGGTVGDIESQPFLEAARQVRQDIGRSNVFFLHVSLVPYIGPSQELKTKPTQHSVAALRSIGIQPDAIVIRSDRPVPDAMRNKIGRMCDVDVDAVIGCPDAPSIYDIPKTLHSQGLDAYIVQHLDLKFKDVNWTKWDRLLESVHNPKHHVDIALVGKYVDLPDAYLSVTEALRAGGFANKAKVNIRWVPSDDCDTPEGAAKALAGADAICVPGGFGIRGLEGKLGALTYARENKLPTLGLCLGLQCMVIEYARNVVGLEGASSSEFEPDTQYPVIATMAEQKAIVDGGGDMGGTMRLGLWDAKLEPESVVAKTYGKTEVAERHRHRYEVNNQYRDQIADAGLVFSGTTTDGGLVEFVELPADVHPYYVSTQAHPELSSRPTRPHPLFAGLVKAALAHQSGKA, encoded by the coding sequence GTGATAGGCTCGAACTCCGTGGTGCAGCGATCAAATTCCAGGTTTCCCAAGTCGTCTTCTACGACCAAACACATCTTCGTCACCGGTGGCGTGGCGTCCTCACTCGGTAAGGGACTGACAGCGTCAAGTCTCGGCCATCTGTTGAGGTCGCGCGGCATAGCGGTGACCATGCAGAAGCTCGATCCATATCTGAACGTGGATCCGGGCACAATGAACCCCTTCCAGCACGGCGAAGTCTTCGTGACCGACGACGGCGCGGAGACCGACCTCGACATCGGACACTACGAGCGGTTCCTTGACGAGAGCCTCGACGGTTCCGCCAACGTAACCACCGGACAGGTGTACTCCACGGTTATTGCCAAGGAGCGCCGGGGCGAATACCTCGGTGACACGGTCCAGGTCATTCCGCACATCACCGACGAGATCAAGCGCCGGATGCGCCTGCCCTCCGAGGCGAAGAAGACCCCCGACGTCATCATCACCGAAATCGGCGGTACGGTAGGCGACATCGAGTCCCAGCCGTTCCTCGAAGCGGCACGCCAGGTCCGCCAGGACATCGGCCGCAGCAACGTCTTCTTCCTGCACGTCTCCCTCGTGCCGTACATCGGCCCGTCCCAGGAACTGAAGACCAAGCCGACCCAGCACTCCGTGGCCGCGCTGCGCTCCATCGGCATCCAGCCGGACGCCATCGTGATCCGTTCGGACCGCCCGGTGCCCGACGCCATGCGCAACAAGATCGGCCGCATGTGCGACGTCGACGTTGACGCGGTCATCGGCTGCCCGGACGCCCCGAGCATCTACGACATCCCCAAGACCCTTCACTCCCAGGGCCTGGACGCGTACATCGTCCAGCACCTGGATCTGAAGTTCAAGGACGTCAACTGGACCAAGTGGGACCGCCTGCTCGAGTCCGTGCACAACCCCAAGCACCATGTGGACATCGCCCTGGTGGGCAAGTACGTGGACCTGCCGGACGCCTACCTGTCCGTGACCGAAGCGCTGCGTGCCGGCGGCTTCGCGAACAAAGCGAAGGTCAACATCCGCTGGGTTCCCTCCGATGACTGCGACACCCCCGAAGGTGCAGCAAAGGCCCTGGCCGGCGCGGACGCCATCTGCGTGCCCGGCGGCTTCGGCATCCGCGGCCTTGAAGGCAAGCTCGGCGCCCTGACCTACGCCCGGGAAAACAAGCTCCCGACGCTGGGCCTGTGCCTTGGCCTGCAGTGCATGGTCATCGAGTACGCCCGCAACGTGGTGGGCCTCGAAGGTGCTTCATCCTCCGAGTTCGAACCGGACACCCAGTACCCGGTCATCGCCACCATGGCCGAGCAGAAGGCCATTGTTGACGGCGGCGGCGACATGGGCGGCACCATGCGCCTGGGTCTCTGGGACGCCAAGCTGGAGCCGGAGTCCGTGGTTGCCAAGACCTACGGCAAGACGGAGGTGGCCGAGCGCCACCGCCACCGCTATGAGGTCAACAACCAGTACCGCGACCAGATTGCCGACGCCGGCCTGGTGTTCTCCGGAACCACCACCGACGGCGGCCTGGTGGAGTTCGTCGAGCTTCCCGCCGACGTTCACCCGTACTACGTGTCCACGCAGGCACACCCGGAGCTCAGCTCCCGCCCGACGCGTCCGCACCCGCTTTTCGCCGGACTCGTCAAGGCTGCCCTGGCACACCAGAGCGGCAAGGCCTAG
- a CDS encoding NUDIX hydrolase — protein sequence MARTEGFADEQSPRPLLASETVYSGPVWDVVKEKFTLTDGGEPLVRDYITHPGAVAILAMNDAGQVLLINQYRHPVRMTLWEIPAGLLDVEGEDFQVGAARELAEEADLVASEWQVLTDLFLSPGSSREALRIYLARGISEVPEAERHIRTHEEAEIKVEWVDLDVAVEAALQGRMHSASAVAAVLAAAVARGNGFRGLRAANAPWPEHHSQHSTWANGPVR from the coding sequence ATGGCACGGACAGAGGGGTTCGCAGATGAACAAAGCCCACGCCCGCTGCTGGCATCCGAAACGGTGTACAGCGGTCCGGTTTGGGACGTGGTCAAGGAGAAATTCACCCTGACCGACGGCGGCGAGCCCCTCGTCCGTGACTACATCACCCACCCCGGCGCCGTGGCCATCCTGGCCATGAACGACGCCGGGCAAGTGCTCCTGATCAACCAGTACCGGCACCCGGTGCGGATGACCCTGTGGGAAATTCCGGCCGGCCTGCTGGATGTGGAGGGTGAAGACTTCCAAGTCGGCGCCGCCCGCGAGCTCGCAGAGGAAGCCGACCTGGTGGCCTCCGAATGGCAGGTCCTGACCGACCTGTTCCTCTCACCGGGTTCCTCCCGGGAAGCCCTGCGCATCTACCTGGCGCGGGGCATTTCCGAGGTGCCCGAAGCGGAGCGCCACATCCGCACCCATGAAGAAGCCGAAATCAAGGTGGAGTGGGTGGATCTGGACGTCGCCGTGGAGGCGGCCCTGCAGGGACGGATGCACAGCGCGTCCGCGGTAGCTGCCGTCCTGGCTGCCGCAGTGGCCCGCGGTAACGGTTTTCGCGGTCTCCGCGCGGCCAATGCACCGTGGCCCGAGCACCACTCGCAGCATTCCACCTGGGCCAACGGCCCGGTGCGCTAG
- a CDS encoding HAD-IIA family hydrolase: MTTDTSLVSGYDAVFSDLDGVVYAGPHAIPGAVEALGRLADVSVQLAYVTNNASRSSETVAAHLRELGAPATAETVFGSAQAGAELLAEKVAPGARVLVTGSATLAAAVEAQGLTVVRSADDQPDAVIQGFDPSLGWKDLAEAAFAVGRGAVWVATNTDLSIPQARGIAPGNGTLVAAVGAATGKVPFVAGKPEAPLFTTAARHLGVHRPLVVGDRLDTDILGGTNAGFDTALVLTGVDTPLTALAARTPERPAYLISNLEAFFAPYPETTADGARYRCGNAAAWVEDNVLVIDGDSSDLDSWRAACAAWWGARPDVATASTPEIRWTVTGRG, encoded by the coding sequence TTGACGACTGATACCTCCCTGGTCTCCGGGTATGACGCGGTCTTTTCCGATCTGGACGGCGTGGTTTACGCCGGTCCGCATGCCATACCCGGAGCCGTGGAGGCACTGGGACGGCTGGCGGATGTATCCGTTCAGCTTGCCTACGTCACCAACAACGCCTCACGCTCCTCGGAAACGGTTGCAGCGCACCTGCGCGAGCTCGGTGCGCCCGCAACGGCGGAAACTGTTTTCGGATCCGCGCAGGCCGGCGCTGAACTGCTGGCCGAGAAGGTGGCACCCGGAGCCAGAGTCCTGGTGACCGGCAGCGCCACGCTGGCCGCCGCCGTCGAAGCGCAGGGGCTCACCGTGGTCAGGTCGGCTGATGACCAGCCCGATGCCGTCATCCAGGGATTTGATCCGTCCCTGGGCTGGAAGGACCTGGCCGAGGCGGCGTTCGCCGTCGGCCGGGGCGCGGTCTGGGTGGCCACCAACACTGATCTGTCCATTCCCCAGGCCCGCGGTATTGCGCCCGGCAACGGCACCCTCGTGGCCGCCGTCGGCGCCGCCACCGGCAAAGTTCCGTTTGTGGCCGGCAAGCCGGAGGCGCCGCTGTTTACGACGGCGGCCCGCCACCTGGGCGTCCACCGCCCGCTGGTGGTGGGGGACCGCCTGGACACGGACATCCTGGGCGGCACCAACGCCGGCTTCGACACCGCCCTGGTCCTCACCGGGGTGGATACACCCCTGACTGCGCTGGCGGCCCGCACTCCCGAACGCCCGGCGTACCTCATCAGCAACCTGGAAGCTTTTTTTGCGCCCTATCCGGAGACGACCGCCGACGGCGCCCGCTACCGCTGCGGGAACGCTGCTGCCTGGGTGGAGGACAACGTCCTGGTGATTGACGGCGATTCCTCGGATCTGGACAGCTGGCGGGCCGCCTGCGCCGCCTGGTGGGGGGCCCGGCCGGATGTTGCAACGGCTTCAACCCCCGAGATCCGCTGGACTGTCACCGGGCGCGGATAA
- the prpB gene encoding methylisocitrate lyase, whose translation MLYSSVTPEAKRIAFREGLASGTLQQFPGAFNPLSARLIEEKEFDGVYISGAVLANDLGLPDIGLTTLTEVATRAGQIARMTNLPAIVDADTGFGEPMNVARTIQELENAGLAGCHIEDQFNPKRCGHLDGKNVVDTETAVKRIRAAADARRDPNFLIMARTDIRAVDGLEAAQDRARALVDAGADAIFPEAMKSLEEFAAIRAAVDVPILANMTEFGKSELFTYEELSSVGVNMVIYPVTLLRSAMGAAERTLETIKAHGTQEADVPNMLTRARLYDLVDYEAYNHFDTSVFNFQVPGTR comes from the coding sequence ATGCTGTACTCCTCCGTTACCCCCGAAGCGAAGCGGATCGCCTTCCGCGAAGGCCTGGCCTCCGGTACGCTCCAGCAGTTCCCCGGCGCCTTCAACCCGCTCTCAGCCCGCCTCATTGAGGAAAAGGAATTCGACGGTGTCTACATCTCCGGCGCCGTGCTGGCCAATGACCTCGGCCTGCCGGACATCGGCCTGACCACCCTCACCGAGGTGGCCACCCGGGCCGGGCAGATTGCCCGAATGACCAACCTGCCCGCCATCGTGGACGCGGACACCGGATTCGGCGAGCCGATGAACGTGGCCCGCACCATCCAGGAACTCGAAAACGCCGGCCTGGCCGGCTGCCACATCGAGGACCAGTTCAATCCCAAGCGCTGCGGCCACCTGGACGGCAAGAACGTGGTGGACACCGAAACCGCAGTCAAGCGGATCCGTGCCGCAGCGGACGCCCGCCGGGACCCGAACTTCCTGATCATGGCCCGCACCGACATCCGTGCCGTGGACGGCCTGGAGGCGGCGCAGGACCGCGCCCGGGCGCTGGTCGACGCCGGAGCCGACGCCATCTTCCCCGAGGCCATGAAGTCGCTGGAGGAATTCGCCGCCATCCGCGCCGCCGTCGACGTCCCGATCCTGGCCAACATGACCGAGTTCGGCAAAAGCGAGCTGTTCACCTATGAGGAGCTCTCCTCGGTGGGCGTGAACATGGTGATCTACCCGGTCACCCTGCTGCGCAGCGCCATGGGCGCAGCCGAACGGACGCTGGAGACCATCAAGGCGCACGGCACCCAGGAAGCGGACGTGCCCAATATGCTCACACGTGCGCGTTTGTACGATCTGGTGGATTATGAGGCGTACAACCACTTCGACACGTCCGTTTTCAATTTCCAGGTTCCGGGCACCCGCTAG
- a CDS encoding 8-oxo-dGTP diphosphatase: MDSAAGRSFRASPVVLCFLFRDTRDGTQVLMGLKKTGFGLGRVVTLGGHIEAGETPEQAAVREVQEESGVAVQEADLQRAGTIEWIFPAQPALDMSTVLFRAHHWEGEPVETSEILPAWYAPGEMPYASMWPDSAHWMPRLLSGEYFDAVVTIADDNVNVASIVFS; the protein is encoded by the coding sequence ATGGATTCCGCCGCCGGACGGTCCTTCCGGGCTTCCCCGGTGGTCCTGTGCTTCCTCTTCCGGGATACCCGGGACGGCACCCAGGTGCTGATGGGACTGAAGAAGACCGGCTTCGGCCTCGGCCGCGTGGTCACGCTCGGCGGGCATATTGAAGCAGGGGAGACCCCGGAACAGGCGGCCGTCCGCGAGGTTCAGGAAGAATCCGGCGTAGCAGTGCAGGAAGCGGACCTGCAGCGTGCCGGCACCATCGAATGGATATTCCCCGCACAGCCGGCCCTGGACATGTCCACGGTTCTGTTCCGGGCGCACCATTGGGAGGGGGAACCGGTGGAGACCTCCGAAATCCTTCCCGCCTGGTATGCCCCCGGGGAGATGCCCTACGCCAGCATGTGGCCGGACTCGGCGCACTGGATGCCCCGCCTGCTGTCCGGCGAATACTTCGATGCCGTTGTCACCATCGCCGACGACAACGTCAACGTGGCAAGCATCGTCTTTTCCTAA
- a CDS encoding bifunctional 2-methylcitrate synthase/citrate synthase, giving the protein MTDTQIHKGLAGVLVDTTRISKVNPETNSLLYRGYPVQELAARCSFEEVAYLLWNGELPTEAELAEFTDGERSQRALSPELKAVIDALPVTCHPMDVCRTAASVLGASHELAEDSSVQANMEKAVSLFAAMPAVVAYDQRRRRGQELVEPREDLGYSANFLWMTFGEEAAPEVVEAFNVSMILYAEHSFNASTFTARVITSTLADLHSAVTGAIGALKGPLHGGANEAVMHTFAEITQSAADGDVAAHAAAWLDEALEQKKKIMGFGHRVYKNGDSRVPTMKASLDNMVKHYDRSDLGELYTALESAMGERKNILPNLDYPAGPVYHLMGFDTPTFTPLFVAARITGWTAHIMEQLEANSLIRPLSEYNGAEERHLP; this is encoded by the coding sequence ATGACTGATACCCAGATCCACAAGGGCCTGGCGGGGGTACTCGTAGACACCACCCGCATTTCCAAGGTCAACCCGGAAACGAACTCCCTGCTTTACCGCGGCTACCCGGTGCAGGAACTCGCCGCCCGGTGCAGCTTCGAAGAGGTGGCCTACCTGCTCTGGAACGGCGAGCTGCCCACCGAGGCCGAGCTGGCGGAGTTCACCGACGGGGAGCGCAGCCAGCGGGCACTGAGCCCGGAACTGAAGGCCGTGATCGATGCCCTGCCGGTAACCTGCCACCCCATGGATGTGTGCCGTACCGCGGCGTCCGTCCTCGGTGCGTCGCATGAACTGGCCGAGGACTCCTCGGTGCAGGCCAACATGGAGAAGGCAGTCAGCCTGTTCGCTGCCATGCCTGCCGTGGTCGCCTATGACCAGCGCCGCCGGCGCGGCCAGGAACTGGTGGAGCCACGCGAGGACCTCGGCTATTCAGCGAACTTCCTGTGGATGACCTTCGGCGAGGAAGCCGCCCCCGAGGTGGTGGAGGCCTTCAACGTCTCGATGATCCTCTACGCGGAGCACTCCTTCAACGCGTCCACGTTCACCGCCCGGGTGATCACCTCCACCCTCGCGGACCTGCATTCAGCCGTCACCGGTGCCATCGGCGCCCTCAAGGGCCCGCTGCACGGCGGCGCCAATGAGGCCGTGATGCACACCTTCGCGGAGATCACGCAGAGCGCGGCCGACGGCGACGTCGCGGCCCACGCCGCTGCCTGGCTCGATGAGGCGCTGGAGCAGAAGAAGAAGATCATGGGCTTCGGCCACCGGGTCTACAAGAACGGCGACTCCCGGGTGCCGACCATGAAGGCCTCCCTGGACAACATGGTCAAGCACTACGACCGTTCCGACCTCGGCGAACTGTACACGGCCCTGGAATCGGCCATGGGTGAGCGCAAGAACATCCTGCCGAACCTGGACTACCCGGCCGGTCCCGTCTACCACCTGATGGGCTTCGATACGCCGACCTTCACGCCGCTGTTCGTGGCGGCCCGGATCACCGGGTGGACGGCGCACATCATGGAGCAGCTGGAAGCCAACTCCCTGATCCGGCCGCTGAGTGAGTACAACGGGGCTGAGGAGCGGCACCTGCCGTAG